In Ensifer canadensis, a genomic segment contains:
- the dksA gene encoding RNA polymerase-binding protein DksA, which translates to MSEKIDLSTFVLSEDEEFMNATHRAYFRAKLNAWRNDILREARETLDHLAEESANHPDLADRASSETDRAIELRARDRQRKLISKIDAALQRLDEGTYGYCEETGEPIGLKRLDARPIATLSIEAQERHERREKVYRDE; encoded by the coding sequence TTGAGTGAGAAGATCGATCTTAGTACCTTTGTCCTCTCGGAGGACGAGGAATTCATGAATGCCACCCACCGGGCCTATTTCCGGGCCAAGCTGAATGCTTGGAGAAACGACATCCTTCGCGAGGCACGCGAGACACTGGATCACTTGGCCGAGGAGAGCGCCAATCATCCCGATCTCGCCGACAGGGCCTCTTCCGAAACAGACCGGGCGATTGAACTGAGAGCCCGCGACCGTCAGCGGAAGTTGATCTCGAAAATCGATGCGGCGCTACAGCGGCTCGATGAAGGGACCTACGGCTATTGCGAGGAAACGGGAGAGCCGATCGGCTTGAAGCGTCTGGACGCCCGACCGATCGCAACGCTCTCGATCGAGGCGCAGGAGCGCCACGAGCGTCGGGAAAAGGTCTATAGGGACGAATAA
- a CDS encoding cytochrome b/b6 domain-containing protein has protein sequence MMAAAINSTTPETDISQALIIRRHGLATRLTHWLWALALFFLLLSGLQIFNAHPTLYLGQQSGFAFDNGVLSISAARTQDGEVRGVTTLLGLGVDTTGVLGVSGAADRRDYRAFPAWLTVPSYQDLATGRVIHFFFAWLFATVFLVWLVASLINGHLWRDILPSASDISGLPRSFVNHVRFRFDHGRSYNGLQKLSYAAVLLVFFPLMILTGLTMSPGMDAAWPWLIDVFAGRQTARTIHFVVMLLLVGFFAIHIFMVFAAGPINELRSMITGRYRIDSEAQRKEAGQ, from the coding sequence ATGATGGCAGCGGCGATCAACAGCACCACCCCGGAAACGGACATCTCGCAGGCACTCATAATCCGCCGCCACGGACTTGCCACGCGGCTGACCCATTGGCTGTGGGCACTGGCATTGTTCTTCCTGCTCCTGAGTGGCCTGCAGATCTTCAACGCCCACCCGACGCTTTATCTTGGGCAGCAATCGGGCTTTGCCTTCGACAACGGCGTGCTGTCCATCAGCGCCGCCCGGACGCAAGATGGAGAGGTCAGGGGCGTGACGACGCTGCTCGGCCTGGGGGTCGACACGACGGGTGTTCTCGGGGTCAGCGGCGCCGCAGACCGGCGTGACTACAGGGCATTTCCAGCCTGGCTAACGGTGCCTTCTTATCAAGACCTGGCGACGGGCCGGGTGATACATTTCTTCTTCGCGTGGCTTTTTGCGACCGTCTTTCTTGTCTGGTTGGTTGCGAGCCTGATCAACGGGCACCTGTGGCGCGACATCCTGCCATCGGCCTCCGATATCAGCGGCCTGCCACGAAGTTTCGTCAACCACGTGCGGTTCCGATTCGATCACGGCCGCAGCTACAATGGCTTGCAGAAACTCTCCTATGCCGCTGTTTTGCTCGTCTTTTTTCCGTTGATGATCCTGACGGGGCTGACGATGTCGCCGGGCATGGACGCGGCCTGGCCATGGTTGATCGACGTCTTTGCCGGTCGACAGACGGCACGCACGATCCACTTCGTCGTCATGCTTTTGCTCGTGGGCTTCTTCGCCATACACATCTTCATGGTTTTTGCCGCCGGGCCGATCAACGAATTGCGCTCGATGATAACAGGGCGTTACCGCATCGATAGCGAGGCGCAGCGCAAGGAGGCAGGGCAATGA
- a CDS encoding molybdopterin-binding protein, translating into MTRLLINRRRFLTAAGIAASTLPLAGCDAFDGILQNRSPVRDVLASANSLTYRVQRLLMDADRLAPEFAESEIRQGQRPNGSTDPTDPEYIALQQDFSGYRLGVTGLVEKPLSLTLAELRNMPSRTQITRHDCVEGWSCIAKWSGVPLAKVLDEAKIRPEARYVVFHCFDRMGLGLSGPTAYYESIDLIDARHPQTILAYGLNGRSLPVANGAPLRVRIERQLGYKMAKYISAIEVVADLSTFGRGRGGFWEDLGYEWYAGI; encoded by the coding sequence ATGACGCGGCTTCTGATCAATCGCAGGCGCTTTTTGACCGCCGCCGGCATTGCCGCCTCGACGTTGCCTCTTGCAGGTTGTGATGCATTCGATGGAATCCTGCAAAACAGAAGCCCGGTCCGTGATGTCCTGGCATCGGCGAACAGCCTGACTTATCGGGTACAGCGGCTATTGATGGACGCGGACCGGCTGGCGCCTGAGTTCGCCGAAAGCGAAATCCGCCAGGGACAACGGCCGAACGGCTCGACCGATCCGACCGACCCGGAGTATATCGCCCTCCAGCAGGATTTTTCCGGATACCGCCTCGGCGTCACCGGTTTGGTCGAAAAGCCGCTCAGCCTGACATTGGCCGAATTGCGCAACATGCCGTCGCGGACACAGATCACCCGCCACGACTGTGTCGAGGGCTGGAGTTGCATCGCCAAATGGTCGGGCGTTCCGCTTGCCAAGGTACTTGATGAAGCCAAGATCAGACCGGAAGCGCGTTATGTCGTCTTCCATTGCTTCGATCGCATGGGTCTCGGGCTTTCCGGACCGACGGCCTACTACGAATCGATCGACCTCATCGATGCGCGCCATCCGCAGACGATCCTTGCCTATGGATTGAACGGACGGTCACTTCCGGTCGCCAATGGCGCGCCGCTTCGAGTGCGCATCGAGCGGCAGCTCGGCTACAAGATGGCGAAGTACATCAGTGCCATCGAGGTCGTTGCGGATCTTTCGACGTTCGGTCGTGGACGCGGCGGCTTCTGGGAAGACTTGGGCTATGAGTGGTATGCGGGCATCTAG
- a CDS encoding YcjF family protein, translated as MSDDFNSRGRKPGAFSVNPDPEQKPAESDRPRRAPASFDDKVVMTPDTEDPFRETTLGVESLALPEANPRRRRLSVGKIAMGAFGILLSLATGLWVDRLIRDLFSRADWLGYAAMGIVAIGLLALLVVIGRELSGMMQLTAVQSLKTETENAAASGNTKLARSASEKLVHLLATNPRTARGRTRLKETEGEIIDGPHLLDLTERELLTPLDREARRIILAASKRVSIVTAVSPRALVDLGYVLYESARMIRAMAELYGGRPGTLGMIRLMRDVIAHLAVTGSIAAGDSLIQQVLGHGLASKLSARLGEGVINGLMTARIGIAAMDLCRPMPFRALKRPGIGDFLSDLAPGAGRAASQNGDV; from the coding sequence ATGAGTGACGATTTCAACAGCCGTGGCCGAAAGCCCGGTGCTTTTTCGGTGAACCCGGATCCGGAGCAGAAGCCGGCGGAAAGCGACCGCCCCCGCCGCGCCCCGGCGAGCTTCGACGACAAGGTGGTGATGACCCCCGACACGGAGGATCCCTTCCGGGAAACGACGCTTGGCGTCGAAAGCCTCGCTTTGCCGGAGGCAAACCCGCGCAGGCGTCGCCTGTCCGTCGGCAAGATCGCCATGGGGGCATTCGGCATTCTCCTCTCGCTGGCGACGGGTCTTTGGGTCGACCGCCTCATCCGCGACCTGTTTTCCCGCGCCGACTGGCTCGGCTATGCCGCAATGGGTATCGTTGCCATCGGGCTCCTGGCACTGCTGGTAGTCATTGGCCGCGAGCTTTCAGGCATGATGCAACTGACTGCCGTCCAGAGCTTGAAGACGGAAACGGAGAATGCCGCCGCTTCCGGCAATACCAAGCTGGCACGGTCCGCTTCGGAAAAACTCGTCCATCTTCTCGCCACCAATCCGCGCACGGCACGCGGTCGTACGCGCCTTAAGGAAACCGAAGGCGAAATCATCGATGGCCCGCATCTGCTTGACCTGACGGAGCGCGAATTGTTGACGCCGCTCGATCGCGAGGCCCGGCGCATCATTCTCGCCGCTTCCAAGCGCGTGTCGATCGTCACCGCCGTCAGCCCCCGCGCGCTCGTCGATCTCGGCTATGTGCTTTATGAATCCGCTCGCATGATCCGCGCGATGGCCGAGCTTTATGGCGGCCGCCCCGGTACGCTCGGCATGATCAGGCTGATGCGCGACGTTATCGCCCATCTCGCTGTCACCGGCTCGATCGCCGCCGGTGACAGCCTCATCCAGCAGGTGCTTGGCCACGGCTTGGCGTCAAAACTCTCGGCCCGGCTCGGCGAAGGCGTAATCAATGGACTGATGACCGCCCGCATCGGCATCGCTGCCATGGACCTTTGCCGACCGATGCCTTTCAGAGCACTGAAACGTCCCGGGATCGGCGACTTTCTTTCGGACCTCGCGCCCGGTGCCGGTCGCGCGGCTAGTCAGAACGGCGACGTCTAG
- a CDS encoding SixA phosphatase family protein, producing MQDSAARPFRLFLLRHARSGWALPGQRDFDRALDDVGYAEAELIAQMAADRGIRPELILCSTAVRCRQTAEPFFRSVSEDIQIRYVDALYTGPASVYTDIIDANRHLNSLMIVGHNPMIDELFRRFAGNEAATDALPHGYPPAALAILDLQGGPGGAATATLVSLILPTREPK from the coding sequence ATGCAAGACAGTGCCGCCAGGCCCTTCCGTCTCTTCCTTCTGCGTCATGCCCGCTCCGGTTGGGCCTTGCCCGGTCAACGTGATTTCGATCGCGCGCTCGACGACGTAGGATATGCCGAGGCGGAACTGATCGCGCAGATGGCTGCCGATCGCGGCATCCGGCCGGAGCTGATCTTGTGCTCGACGGCGGTCCGCTGTCGCCAGACCGCGGAACCCTTCTTCCGATCCGTCAGCGAAGACATCCAGATCCGCTATGTCGATGCGCTCTATACCGGCCCGGCAAGCGTCTATACCGATATCATCGATGCAAACAGGCATCTGAATTCGTTGATGATCGTCGGACACAATCCGATGATTGACGAACTCTTCCGCCGCTTTGCCGGGAACGAGGCGGCGACCGACGCCCTTCCGCATGGTTATCCGCCGGCAGCCCTTGCGATCCTTGACTTACAGGGAGGCCCAGGCGGCGCCGCAACGGCCACGCTGGTGTCGCTGATCCTGCCAACCAGGGAACCGAAATGA
- a CDS encoding YcjX family protein, translating to MAPNLTSFKDDALIAFDNLTDRASGLVNPSIRLGVTGLSRAGKTVFISSLVHNLLNGGRLPVFEPVRSGRVSKIRLEPQPDDAVPRFQYEDHIAALVRDRIWPDSTRAISQLRITLDFESASGWNRLFSAGRLSLDIVDYPGEWLLDLPLLAQDFKQFSDNSVARARAPGRANRSADWLTLASSAGPTAIADESSARRLAESFTAYLKACKADASSPSTLPPGRFLMPGDLEGSPALTFSPLPDLPEGRAPKGSLWAMMERRYEAYKKHVVGPFFREHFARLDRQIVLVDALQAINGGPEALLDLEQALADVLACFRPGTNSWLSSFLTRRIDKVLIAATKADHLHHESHDRLERITARLVSRAAARIGMSGAGLEVMAIASVRATREATVDHGGHTLPVIVGTPIAGEKINGETFDGEGKTAIFPGDLPDDPEVFFRALDADASAKKFGDVHPMPELSFVRFRPPHLEETGGGLKLSVPHIRLDRAMQFLFGDRLA from the coding sequence TTGGCGCCAAATCTGACCAGCTTCAAAGACGACGCCCTGATTGCATTCGACAATCTCACCGATCGTGCATCGGGCCTCGTCAATCCCTCTATCCGGCTGGGCGTCACCGGGCTTTCGAGAGCCGGAAAGACCGTCTTCATCTCGTCGCTGGTCCACAATCTCCTCAACGGCGGACGGCTGCCGGTGTTCGAGCCGGTGCGCTCCGGCCGCGTCTCGAAGATAAGGCTTGAACCCCAGCCGGACGACGCCGTGCCGCGCTTTCAGTACGAGGATCACATTGCCGCCCTGGTGCGCGATCGTATCTGGCCGGATTCGACCCGCGCGATCTCGCAGCTTCGCATTACCCTCGATTTCGAGAGCGCCAGCGGCTGGAACAGGCTGTTCTCGGCCGGCCGGCTGTCGCTCGATATCGTCGATTATCCCGGTGAATGGTTACTTGATCTGCCGCTACTCGCACAGGATTTCAAGCAGTTCAGCGACAATTCGGTTGCCCGCGCCCGTGCTCCGGGCCGCGCCAACCGGTCGGCGGATTGGCTGACGCTTGCCTCATCTGCGGGACCAACGGCGATCGCCGATGAAAGCAGCGCGCGCCGGCTCGCCGAAAGCTTCACCGCCTACCTCAAAGCCTGCAAGGCGGACGCGAGCTCGCCCTCGACCCTGCCGCCCGGTCGCTTCCTGATGCCGGGCGATCTCGAGGGCTCACCTGCCCTGACCTTCTCGCCACTGCCCGACCTGCCCGAGGGCCGTGCGCCGAAAGGTTCGCTCTGGGCGATGATGGAGCGCCGCTACGAAGCCTACAAGAAGCACGTCGTCGGCCCGTTCTTCCGCGAGCATTTTGCTCGGCTCGACCGTCAGATCGTGTTGGTGGATGCGCTACAGGCGATCAATGGCGGGCCGGAAGCGCTGCTCGATCTGGAGCAGGCGCTGGCCGACGTGCTCGCCTGCTTCCGTCCCGGCACGAACAGCTGGCTCTCGTCTTTCCTGACCCGACGGATCGACAAGGTGCTGATCGCCGCGACGAAGGCGGACCATCTGCACCACGAAAGCCACGATCGGTTGGAGCGCATCACGGCGCGTCTCGTCAGCCGGGCAGCCGCCCGCATCGGCATGAGCGGTGCGGGGCTCGAGGTCATGGCGATCGCCTCGGTCCGGGCGACACGCGAGGCCACGGTCGACCATGGAGGGCATACGCTTCCGGTTATCGTCGGAACACCGATCGCTGGCGAGAAGATCAACGGCGAGACCTTCGACGGTGAAGGGAAAACAGCGATATTTCCCGGTGACTTGCCGGATGATCCTGAAGTTTTTTTTAGGGCGCTTGATGCCGATGCGTCGGCGAAAAAATTCGGCGACGTGCACCCGATGCCCGAGCTCAGTTTCGTGCGCTTCCGGCCGCCGCATCTTGAAGAGACGGGCGGCGGATTGAAGCTGTCGGTGCCGCATATCCGGCTCGATCGGGCGATGCAGTTCCTGTTCGGAGACCGGTTGGCATGA